ACTAAGAACAACCTTGAAGTTGGGTTGGGGTTAAGTTATGGAGTGGACTCTTGGGAATGGGTCGGAACCTGGACAGGGGATAATAAAGTATCAGCAACTGTGGTTCAAATACCTGTTAGATACGGGTTGTCGGATAAATTACAGTTAAATTTGAGCATTCCATACAGGTCGTGGGCATCAGAAATAGAAGTTGGAAGTGCAAAAAGTAATACTAATGAATCAGGACTTGGGCAGATTAGCATTGGCGGTAAATATGGTGTTTCTGAAAATATAGCAGTAGGTCTTGATATCCAAACACCGACAGCAGATATAGACAAATCACTAGGAGAAGGAACAAATGTCGGATTGCTTTTAATAGCATCTACTAAATTTAAGACTTTGAACATTTCAGGGAATGCCGAGTATCTGTTAAAGATGAAATATGAAGATGATAATGATACGAAGTATGATCCAGCAGACCTTATAATTGTAAGAGCAGCAGTAGAATATCCAATAAATGCACTTTCCCTTATAGGTGAAGTACAGGGACAATTCTTTGGGAAATCTAAAACTACCCTTGATGGTGGTACGGAAACAGATGTGGCTGATTCTAATGGTTCCACACTTGATTTTCTTGTTGGCAGTCAATACTTAAAAGACCCGTTAAAACTCAAACTTGGTGTTAAATTTGCAGTAGGAGATGAGTCCTTAAGAGGTGGTGTATATCCATTTTATGATTCCTGGGATTGGAAAGTTATTCTTTCCGGTTCTTATAAAATAGGGTTGTAATATGAGATTGTTAAAAACAAACAATCTCTGATTGCACAGATTATGAAATGCGATTACATAGATTCTATATAGAATCTTAATTGATGAAAAATAATAGGGCAGGCAAGCCTGCCCCTACATGTATTGTAAGGGTAATTATTAAAGCCAACATATAGTTGGTTTTATTTTTTTATGAAAAGTAAAAATTTCAATTGACTTTTACTCACTTGTTTTATAAAATAGCATTCTTATATATAGTTTAAGAAGTCCGTGGTTTGTGGATTAAACTATTAACAATGTCCGCCACTACTTTTTTGGCGGACC
This genomic interval from Elusimicrobiota bacterium contains the following:
- a CDS encoding transporter; amino-acid sequence: MNKFMKKYFVLFWVLVCLVSLGFSEPIMTEESKCLTKNNLEVGLGLSYGVDSWEWVGTWTGDNKVSATVVQIPVRYGLSDKLQLNLSIPYRSWASEIEVGSAKSNTNESGLGQISIGGKYGVSENIAVGLDIQTPTADIDKSLGEGTNVGLLLIASTKFKTLNISGNAEYLLKMKYEDDNDTKYDPADLIIVRAAVEYPINALSLIGEVQGQFFGKSKTTLDGGTETDVADSNGSTLDFLVGSQYLKDPLKLKLGVKFAVGDESLRGGVYPFYDSWDWKVILSGSYKIGL